A window of Proteobacteria bacterium CG1_02_64_396 contains these coding sequences:
- a CDS encoding 23S rRNA (guanine(2445)-N(2))/(guanine(2069)-N(7))-methyltransferase translates to MDFFATTPHGLETLLTQELEALGAQAIRPSRAGVFFSGDLTCAYRVCLWSRTAGRVLLPLPPFKATTPEALYEGAKAFPWEEHMGLSDTLAVDAHVQNSQITHSQYAALRIKDAVVDRFREHTGERPNVDRLDPDLRINLHLVRDQARMSLDLAGDSLHRRGYRTEQGEAPLKEHLAAAIVLMAGWRDIAAAGGGLVDPTCGSGTLAIEAALIAGDIAPGLFRRRFGFEGWRQHDEAAWRGLKAEAEQRRSRGTANIPPIVGFDLNPHVVALAQANAARAGLTGRVTFMNGDATRPDIKAPTPTGLIVSNPPYGERLGDINQLGALYQALGRLQTGPFPGWRLAIFSGNPDLLRTVKGSLEASIPLRNGPIDCRLALYAPQAAAVQPAPMTQAAGGLEAALAVDPAVEMLVNRLRKNQKQLDKWARREGIEAYRIYDADLPEFALAIDRYGNHLHVQEYAPPKSIDPEVARRRLQAALLAIPEAVGVDPANLHFKVRERQKGTQQYNKVGEEKRFFQVQEGGLKFWVNLSDYLDTGLFLDHRTTRALVRDMAPGKRFLNLFAYTGSVSVYAAAGGARSTTTVDLSYTYLDWAERNMALNGFTGPTHDFVQADCVTWLAEQPPKARFDLIFLDPPTFSNSKRMEGIFDVQRDHVVMIRQALGLLAPGGILLFSNNRRDFRLDSEALRDVNIEDWNRKTLPQDFERHPKIHHCWRIVRQG, encoded by the coding sequence TTGGACTTTTTCGCCACCACCCCCCACGGCCTTGAAACCCTGCTTACCCAAGAGCTTGAGGCGCTGGGCGCGCAAGCGATCCGCCCCTCCCGCGCCGGGGTCTTTTTTTCGGGCGATCTGACCTGCGCCTACCGGGTTTGCCTGTGGTCGCGCACCGCCGGGCGGGTTTTGCTGCCGCTGCCCCCCTTCAAGGCGACCACCCCCGAGGCGCTTTACGAGGGGGCCAAGGCGTTCCCGTGGGAAGAGCACATGGGCCTGAGCGACACCCTGGCGGTCGACGCCCACGTGCAGAATTCGCAGATCACCCATTCCCAATACGCGGCGCTGCGCATCAAGGATGCGGTGGTCGACCGCTTCCGCGAACACACCGGCGAACGGCCCAACGTCGACCGCCTCGACCCCGACCTGCGCATCAACCTGCATCTGGTGCGCGATCAAGCCCGCATGAGCCTTGACCTGGCGGGCGACTCGCTGCACCGGCGCGGCTACCGCACCGAGCAGGGTGAGGCGCCGCTTAAAGAACACCTGGCCGCCGCGATTGTGCTGATGGCGGGCTGGCGCGACATCGCCGCTGCCGGGGGGGGATTGGTCGATCCGACCTGCGGCTCGGGCACTTTGGCCATCGAGGCGGCGCTGATTGCCGGTGACATCGCGCCGGGGCTGTTTCGCCGCCGTTTTGGTTTCGAGGGGTGGCGACAGCACGACGAGGCTGCCTGGAGGGGGCTCAAAGCCGAGGCGGAACAACGCCGCTCGCGCGGGACTGCAAACATTCCCCCCATCGTCGGCTTCGACCTCAATCCCCACGTCGTCGCCCTGGCTCAGGCCAATGCCGCCAGGGCGGGGCTGACCGGACGGGTCACCTTCATGAACGGCGACGCCACCCGTCCCGACATCAAGGCGCCAACCCCCACCGGCTTGATCGTCAGCAATCCCCCCTACGGCGAGCGCCTCGGCGACATCAACCAGCTTGGCGCCCTGTATCAGGCGCTTGGGCGGCTACAAACCGGCCCCTTCCCCGGCTGGCGACTGGCGATCTTCTCGGGTAACCCCGACCTGCTGCGCACGGTGAAGGGGTCGCTCGAAGCCTCGATTCCGCTGCGCAACGGCCCCATCGATTGCCGCCTGGCGCTGTACGCCCCCCAGGCGGCGGCCGTGCAACCCGCCCCCATGACCCAGGCGGCAGGCGGCCTAGAGGCAGCACTTGCTGTCGATCCGGCGGTGGAGATGCTGGTCAACCGGCTGCGCAAGAATCAAAAACAGCTCGATAAATGGGCGCGACGCGAGGGGATCGAGGCCTACCGCATCTACGACGCCGACCTGCCCGAGTTTGCTTTGGCCATCGACCGCTACGGCAACCACCTGCATGTGCAGGAATACGCCCCCCCCAAAAGCATCGACCCCGAGGTGGCCCGCCGCCGTTTGCAGGCGGCGTTGCTGGCGATTCCCGAGGCGGTCGGGGTTGATCCGGCCAACCTGCATTTCAAGGTGCGCGAACGGCAGAAGGGGACGCAGCAGTACAACAAGGTGGGGGAAGAAAAGCGGTTCTTCCAGGTGCAAGAGGGGGGGCTGAAGTTCTGGGTCAACCTGAGCGATTACCTCGACACCGGGCTCTTCCTCGACCACCGCACCACCCGCGCCCTGGTGCGCGACATGGCGCCAGGCAAGCGCTTCTTGAATCTGTTCGCCTACACCGGCTCGGTGAGCGTCTACGCCGCCGCCGGGGGGGCGCGCTCGACGACCACGGTCGATCTTTCGTACACCTACCTCGACTGGGCCGAGCGCAACATGGCGCTCAACGGTTTCACCGGACCGACCCACGACTTCGTGCAGGCCGACTGCGTCACCTGGTTGGCCGAGCAGCCGCCAAAAGCCCGTTTCGATCTGATCTTTCTTGATCCACCAACGTTTTCGAATTCCAAACGGATGGAGGGGATCTTCGACGTGCAGCGCGATCACGTGGTCATGATTCGCCAGGCGCTGGGGCTGCTGGCGCCGGGGGGGATTTTGCTCTTCTCGAACAATCGGCGGGATTTCAGGCTGGACAGCGAGGCATTGAGGGACGTGAACATCGAGGATTGGAACCGCAAGACGCTGCCGCAGGATTTCGAGCGCCACCCGAAGATTCACCATTGCTGGAGGATCGTGCGGCAGGGGTAG